In Nitratireductor mangrovi, the genomic window TCTTGTTCATCCGGTCCGCATAGGGGTATCCGCCGGACGCCATGTCGTTGTCCTTCACCCAGTCGGGCAGTTCGGGATCGCCGATGTCGAAAACCCGGTTCTTGCCATCGATCGTGAGCGTAATCGGTTCGATGTTCAGTTCGGCATGCGCCAGTTCGGCCTTCGCCATGCTTGCACTCCAGTGTTGTCGAGCATCATGCTATTGAGTGGCCAATTCGGCGTCCAGAGCACGTTTCCCGATCCGGCGGAACGGCCGCAACGAGGCGGGGAATGAAGTCCGCATGAATGTCTTTGCCCCGCTGCTTGGCAGCGACCGGCCTTCAGCGGTCCGCTGGTTGCTGGTCGGGACCTTGGGTTTCCTCGCCCTGCTGACCCTTCTGGAAGTGTTGCCCTGGCAGGTCGCACTCGCGGTTGCCGCATTGGCGTTTGCGGCCGCCATAGTGTTCTCGACGGGCAGGTTCGCCACGAAGGCAAGAAAGGACACCGACCCTGTCTCAACGAACGGGTTCGCCGGTCTTTCGGTCGACCATCTTGCCGAGGCTCTTGCCGACCCCCTGATCATCATCGACGCCAACGGCGCGATCGTGCTTGCCAACGCGGCCGCGCGGGCGGCATTCGGCGACTTCCGACCCGGAACGCTGCTGCAATTGCGGTTCCGCACGCCCGAATTCCAGGCGTTTGTCGCACGTCTGCTGTCCGACGAGGCAGGGCCGCAAATGACGGAATATGCCGAACGCGTGCCGATAGAGCGCTGGTATCGTGTCGTCGGCCGGCCGGCCGGCGACGGCAGCGGGCTCTCCGTCCTCGTCTTCAAGGACCAGAGCGAGGTTCGCCGCATCGACCGCATGCGCTCCGATTTCATTGCCAACGCCAGTCATGAACTGCGAACGCCGCTGGCTTCGATAGCCGGGTTCATCGAGACGTTACGCGGCCCTGCCCGCGGCGATGCCAAGGCGCGCGAGCACTTCCTGCAGATCATGCACGAACAGACCGGCCGCATGGCGCGCCTGATCGACGATCTTCTGTCCCTTTCGCGGCTCGAGATGAAGACCTATGCCAATCCATCAGACAGTATCGATCTGACCAATCTCGTGCGCGGGGTCATCGACGCGTTGCGTCACCTTGCGGAGGAGGTCGGCGTCGAGATCGTCAGGGAAGGTGCCGACGGCCCGGTACCTGTCCTCGGGCAGCGCGACGAACTGATTCAGGTCTTCGAAAATCTTCTCGAAAACGCCTGCAAATACGGGCAGACCGGCGGTCGCGTCGTGGTGACCGTGGACGCGGGTGACGGCGTCGCGGACGGACCCAGCGTCACGGTTCGCGACTTCGGCCCCGGGATCTCCGAAGAGCACATTCCTCGCCTGACCGAGCGTTTTTACCGGGTCGACGTCGAAACCAGCCGCGCGCAGAAGGGAACCGGCCTCGGCCTCGCGATCGTCAAGCACATCCTCACCCGCCACAATGCGCGACTGACGATCCGTTCCGAACTCAACGAAGGAGCGTCCTTTACCGTCCACTTCGCGCCGCGATAGTCTTGGCACTGCTTTCTTTTTTCGGTCACGAGGGTCGCGTATAACCACCTGAGCAGAACATCGGAAACGCGCCATCATGCCGACGCAGCATATAGTCAACGCCTATGACGCGGAGCTCAAGTTCCTTGCCAACCGGATTGCGTCGATGGGAGGGCATGCCGAACGCATGGTCGATCAGGCGGTGCAGGCTTTGGTGAATTACGATACGGACCTTGCCCGCAGGGTGATCGCCGACGACCTCGTGCTCGATGAGAGCCAGCGTGAGATTGACGACAAGGCCGTCATCATCATCGCCCGAAGGCAGCCTATGGCCGACGATCTGCGCGAGATCATCGGCGCTATCCGGATTTCTTCCGATCTCGAACGTGTCGGCGATCTGGGCAAGAACATTGCGAAGCGCGTCATCTCGATCACCGATCACCCGCAGCCGATCCAGCTCTTTCGCGGGCTGGAGGCGCTGGCGCAGTTGGCCCTGACCCAGCTCAAGGAAGTGCTCGACGCCTTCGCGACGCGGTCGGTCGCCCGCATTAGCTTTGTCCGCGATCGCGACGATGACATCGACGCGATGTACACGTCGCTGTTTCGCGAATTGCTGACCTACATGATGGAAGACCCGCGCAATATCGCCGCATGTACCCACCTGCTGTTTTGCGCAAAGAACATTGAGCGCATCGGCGATCATGCGACCAACATCGCCGAAACCGTCTACCACATCGTTACCGGTGAGCAGATGGCGGCTGAGCGACCCAAGGAAGACAAGAGCCACAAGGTCGTGCTGGCGGCCAAGTAGTGCCGCCGCCCCGCCGCGCTTGTTGCGGCGGCGCGGAGCCGCCAATGGTCAGCGTTGCCGCCGCCGTTCCGAGGCCGGCTGAAAGGCAAGGCGGGCGTGATAGGTGCAGTACGGGCCGCTTTCCATCGCCTCGTTGCCGCAGAAGTGGAAATCTTCGTGCAGCGGGTCGCCGTTCGGCCATTTGCACGTGTGTTCGTTGAGTTCGACAAGCGAAAGGCGACGCGAGATCGGCACCACCACGTCCTCGATCGGCCGTACGCGTTCGACCGGCTGAGCCTGGAATGCCGTGCTGAGGGCGTTTGCTCCCACAGTTTGCGGTATCGCACGCGACGAGCCGGTCCGGCTCGTCGACTTGCTTCCGGCCGGCCGCGGCGGCTTTTTCGCGCGGCTTTGGGTGTTGGTCGCGCGGCCGCGGCTCGAAAGCTTCAGCCTGTGGACCTTGCCGATCACCGCGTTGCGGCTCACGCCGCCGAGTTGGGCCGCGATCTGGCTGGCGCTGAGACCTTCGGCCCAGAGCTTCTTCAGCAGTTCGACCCTTTCGTCTGTCCAGTTCATCCGCATCTGCTCCTGGTACGTCGCGCGGAGGAATCAGAATCCTTATCCGGCCCGGCCACCGCCAGGAGGACACCAGATATACTCGGGTGAGATTGTCCGCCGCACGAAATGTAGTCGTTTCTTGATCCGAAACTACAATAGGTGCCGACTCTGTGACAAGAGTCGGGCTGGTACGCCGATTCCGATTTTCCGGTTTTCCCCAACTTGCCTGCTCCGATGACGCGACCATCACCACAAGGCGCGCAACGCCTCGTGACGGGAGCTTTCCGTTGACTTCCGCGGCAAAAAAACCAATATGCTGCGCGCGAGGCCGCCCCGAGGGCGGCTTTTTGATTTGGTGGCCGGGACCCGCTGTTGCAAGGTTGTCCGGCCGTTTCTGGAAACCGGATCGGAGCAGGAGAAGATGAGCGGTTCGGCGCTTTACGAGACCTTTGCGCGGGCGCAGCTCGCGTTCGACCATGGCGAAGGTGCATGGCTGGTCACGGCGTCGGGCGAGCGATATCTCGACTTTGCCGCCGGTATCGCCGTCAACTCGCTTGGGCACAGCCACCCGCACCTCGTTGCTGCGCTGACCGAGCAGGCCGGCAAGCTGTGGCATGTCTCCAACCTTTACGAAATCCCCGGCCAGCGCCGCCTGGGCGAGAGGCTTGTGACCAACAGCTTTGCCGACAAGGTCTTCTTCACCAATTCCGGTGCCGAGGCACTGGAATGCGCGATCAAGACCGCGCGCCGCTACCACCATGTCAACGGCCGGCCGGAGCGGCACCGCATCGTCACGATCGAGGGTGCCTTCCATGGGCGCACGCTCGCGACCATCGCCGCCGGCGGGCAGAAGAAATATCTCGAAGGTTTCGGCCCCGTGGTCGAAGGCTTCGATCAAGTGCCCTTTGGCGACGAGAATGCGCTGAAAGCAGCGATCACGGACGAAACGGCGGCGATCCTGGTGGAGCCGGTACAGGGCGAGGGTGGCATCCGCACCGTGCCGACCGAGCTTCTGAAGACGATGCGGCGGCTTTGCGACGACAACGGACTGCTTTTGATCCTCGATGAGGTCCAGTGCGGTGTCGGCCGCACCGGCAAGCTTTTTGCCTACGAGTGGGCCGGCATCGAACCCGACATCATGGCGATCGCCAAGGGCATCGGAGGCGGTTTCCCGCTGGGCGCTTGCCTGGCAACAGACGAGGCTGCCACGGGCATGACCGCCGGCGTGCATGGCACCACCTTCGGCGGCAATCCGCTTGCCATGGCCGTCGGCAACGCCGTGCTCGACGTGGTTCTCGAACCCGGCTTCCTGGACGAGGTGCAGCGCAAGTCTCTGCTGATGAAGCAGGGTCTCGCGGCAATCGTGGATGAGTTCCCTGATGTCATCGAGGCCGTGCGCGGAACCGGCCTTATCCTAGGCCTCAAATGCAAGCTGCCCAACACCGCGGTCAATCTGGCGTTCCGCGAGCAGAACCTGTTGACGGTGCCCGGTGGCGACAATGTCGTGCGCCTGCTGCCGCCTCTGACCGCCACCGACGACGATATTCGCCAGGCCATCGATCGCATACGCTCTGCCGCGGCGGTACTTGCGGACGCCAAGGCCGATGCTTGAGATGAACCGCGGATTGCAAGCGGGCGCTGGCCCGCGGCATTTCTCCGACCTGTCGACGGTGTCGCGCGCGTCGCTGCGCCGCATCATCGAGGACGCCAAGCAACGCAAGGCGGCGCTGAGGGCGGGAAGTGGCGAAAAGCCGCTCGACGGCAAGGTCATGGCGATGATTTTCGACAAGCCGTCGACGCGCACCCGCGTCTCGTTCGACGTCGGCATGCGCCAGCTTGGCGGCGAGACGATCATGCTGACCGGCACGGAAATGCAGCTTGGCCGCAGCGAGACGATCGCCGACACCGCCAAGGTTCTGTCGCGCTACGTCGACATCATCATGATCCGCACGACCTCGCACGAGCGGCTGCTGGAGATGTCGGAGAACGCCACGGTGCCGGTCATCAACGGACTGACCGACGAGACACACCCCTGCCAGATCATGGCCGACATCCTGACCTTCGAGGAGCACCGCGGGCCGGTCAAGGGGCGTCTCTTCGCCTGGACAGGGGACGGCAACAATGTGCTTCATTCCCTCGTAGAGGCGGCGGCCCGGTTCGAGTTCGCGCTCAACATCGCGGTCCCGGAGGGCTCGGAGCCCGACGCCCGCTATGTCGACTGGGCGAGATCGCAGGGTGCGAGCGTCACCTATTGCAAGACGGCGGAAGAGGCCGTGCGCGAGGCGGACTGTGTCGTGACCGACACCTGGGTGTCGATGGGCCAGGAGCACCGTGCCCGTGGACACAACGTCTTCGTGCCCTATCAGGTCAACGAACGGCTGATGCAGAAAGCGAAACCCGACGCGCTGTTCATGCATTGCCTGCCGGCCCATCGCGGCGAAGAAGTGACTGATGGCGTCATCGACGGGCCGCACTCGGTTGTTTTCGACGAGGCTGAAAACCGCCTGCATGCGCAAAAGGCGGTGCTTGCCTGGTGCCTTCTGGGAGAAGGTCCGAGTGAGTGAGCAGCCGCGGCTAGGCAATTTCGGTCACGCCGGCGACGACGTAATCGTGCCGTTCCATGTCGGCGCGCTGGATGTGCGCGGCCGCGCCGTCCAGTTGGGCGTGATGCTCGACGACATTCTCGGCCGCCATGCCTATCCCGAACCGGTCGCCCGCCTTCTGGCCGAGAGCATCGTGCTGACTGCGCTGCTCGGCAGCTCGATCAAGTTCGAGGGCAAGCTGACCCTGCAAACGCAGTCCGACGGGCCGGTCGACATGCTGGTTGCTGACTTCGCCACGCCGGGGTCCATGCGCGCCTATGCCCGTTACGATGAGGAGAGGCTTGCCGCGGCGCAGGCCGAGGGCCGTACCGCGCCGGAGGACCTGCTGGGCACCGGGGTCATGGCGATGACCATCGACCAGGGAGCGCACATGCATCGTTACCAGGGTATCGTGCAGCTTGACGGCGCCTCGCTGGAAGATGTGGCGCGCACCTATTTCCGCCAGTCGGAACAGATCCCGACCGATGTGCGGCTCTCGGTCGCCCGCCAGTTGATGCCGGGCGAGGAGCGCGGGCGCTGGCGCGCCGGCGGCGTGCTGGCGCAGTTCCTGCCGGAGTCCCTCGAACGCATGCGGCTTCCCGATTTGCCCGGGGGCGATGGCGAGGCCATGGATGCAGGTTCGGAAGTCGAGGTCGACGACGCCTGGACAGAACTGATGGCGCTTTTTGCGACCATCGAGGCCGACGAACTGCTCGACCCGACGATCGGCGCCGAGCGGCTGCTCTACCGTCTCTTCCACGAGCACGGTGTCGTGGTGTTTCCGGGCCAGAAGGTCGCGGACGACTGCACGTGCTCGCGCGAGAAGATCAGTGCCATCCTGGAAAGCTTTTCCGACGAGGAGATTGCCGAAAGCGTCGAAGCCGGGGCGATCAAGGTCAATTGCGAGTTTTGCTCCAAGGAATATCTCTTCGATCCGGCCGATTTCACCGCGGGCGACAAGGGCTGAACCCGTTCAGTTGAGTGTCCGGCCGGCATCCGGCAGGTCGAGCGAGAAGGCCGGGATATCGATCTCAAACAGATCGCCCGCCGCGTCGCGCATGGTGTAGTGCCCGACCATGATGCCCGATGGCGTGGTGAGCGGACAGCCCGAGGTGTACTGGAAGCTGTCTCCGGGATTGAGCTCCGGCTGTTCGCCGACGACGCCCATGCCGCGCACCTCCTCCACCTTGCCGTCGCCGTCGGTGATGTGCCAGTAGCGCGAGAGCAGTTGGACGAACGCGTCCGAATTGTTGGCGATCGTCACCCGGTAGGCCCAGACATAGCGCGATTGTGACGGGTCCGAACGGTCGTCGAGATAGAAAGGCTCTACGCTCACCTCTATGTTCCGCGTCACGGCCCGATACATGTCCGAGGCTCCTGGGTGCACATGATGCGATTGTTCGCCGAGCAGGCCTGGCTGGTCAACCTTTGTCCCGGCAACGGTTTTCCGGTCAAGGCTGGGTGGCTTCGCGCGGGCAATGGGTTGGTGCACTGCCGGTACTGCGATGCTTGACGGGTGGGCGCGGCGACGCCTCGACCCGGTTCTCGACAGGCTGGCGGCGGGCCTTGCCAGCAGGGGCGTCAGCGCCAATGCCGTCACCTATGCCGCCTGCGTGGTCGGCCTTGCCTCGGCGGTGGCGATTACCTTTGGAAATGAATGGCTTGGCCTGCTCCTGATCCTGCTCAGCCGGCTCGGCGACGGGCTCGACGGCGCCGTCGCCCGACTCAGTGGCAAGACCGACTATGGCGGCTTCCTCGACATTGTGCTCGACTTCGTCTTCTACGGCGCCGTGCCGCTCGGCTTCGCGCTGGCCGATCCAGAGGCCAATGCCGTCGCGGCTGCGGTGCTGATTTTCGCCTTCTACGTGAACGGCGCCAGCTTTCTCGCCTTCGCGATCATGGCCGAAAAGCGCGGCCTCTCCAGCGAATCCCGGGGTGAAAAGTCGCTGTTTTTTTCGACGGGATTGGCGGAAGCCACGGAAACCATCGCGGTTTTCGCGGGTTTCTGCCTGTTCCCGGACTGGTTCCCGGTGATCGCCTATGCCTTCGCTGCGGTCACCGCCTACACCACCGTCTCACGTATCGTGCTCGCAGCGAAAAGCTTCTGAGACTCAGGCAGCCCTGGCGAGCGCGCGGTCAATGTCGTCGATCAAATCGTCGGCGTCCTCCAGCCCGACCGAAAGCCGAACCGTGCCCGGATTGATGCCGAGCTCGAGCCGCGCCTCCTCGGAAAGGTTCTTGTGGGTGGTCGTCGCTGGGTGAGTGACCAGGCTCTTGGCGTCGCCGAGATTGTTGGAGATGCGGATGATGTCGAGCGCGTTCTCGAACGAGAACGCTGCCGGCTTGCCGCCCTTGACCTCGAAGCAGATCAGCGTCGAACCGCCCTTCATCTGGCGCGCGATGATGTCGGCCTGAGGGTGGTCGTTGCGACCCGGATAGATCACC contains:
- a CDS encoding aspartate aminotransferase family protein; amino-acid sequence: MSGSALYETFARAQLAFDHGEGAWLVTASGERYLDFAAGIAVNSLGHSHPHLVAALTEQAGKLWHVSNLYEIPGQRRLGERLVTNSFADKVFFTNSGAEALECAIKTARRYHHVNGRPERHRIVTIEGAFHGRTLATIAAGGQKKYLEGFGPVVEGFDQVPFGDENALKAAITDETAAILVEPVQGEGGIRTVPTELLKTMRRLCDDNGLLLILDEVQCGVGRTGKLFAYEWAGIEPDIMAIAKGIGGGFPLGACLATDEAATGMTAGVHGTTFGGNPLAMAVGNAVLDVVLEPGFLDEVQRKSLLMKQGLAAIVDEFPDVIEAVRGTGLILGLKCKLPNTAVNLAFREQNLLTVPGGDNVVRLLPPLTATDDDIRQAIDRIRSAAAVLADAKADA
- a CDS encoding GcrA family cell cycle regulator; its protein translation is MNWTDERVELLKKLWAEGLSASQIAAQLGGVSRNAVIGKVHRLKLSSRGRATNTQSRAKKPPRPAGSKSTSRTGSSRAIPQTVGANALSTAFQAQPVERVRPIEDVVVPISRRLSLVELNEHTCKWPNGDPLHEDFHFCGNEAMESGPYCTYHARLAFQPASERRRQR
- the argF gene encoding ornithine carbamoyltransferase, encoding MLEMNRGLQAGAGPRHFSDLSTVSRASLRRIIEDAKQRKAALRAGSGEKPLDGKVMAMIFDKPSTRTRVSFDVGMRQLGGETIMLTGTEMQLGRSETIADTAKVLSRYVDIIMIRTTSHERLLEMSENATVPVINGLTDETHPCQIMADILTFEEHRGPVKGRLFAWTGDGNNVLHSLVEAAARFEFALNIAVPEGSEPDARYVDWARSQGASVTYCKTAEEAVREADCVVTDTWVSMGQEHRARGHNVFVPYQVNERLMQKAKPDALFMHCLPAHRGEEVTDGVIDGPHSVVFDEAENRLHAQKAVLAWCLLGEGPSE
- the phoU gene encoding phosphate signaling complex protein PhoU — translated: MPTQHIVNAYDAELKFLANRIASMGGHAERMVDQAVQALVNYDTDLARRVIADDLVLDESQREIDDKAVIIIARRQPMADDLREIIGAIRISSDLERVGDLGKNIAKRVISITDHPQPIQLFRGLEALAQLALTQLKEVLDAFATRSVARISFVRDRDDDIDAMYTSLFRELLTYMMEDPRNIAACTHLLFCAKNIERIGDHATNIAETVYHIVTGEQMAAERPKEDKSHKVVLAAK
- the apaG gene encoding Co2+/Mg2+ efflux protein ApaG, encoding MYRAVTRNIEVSVEPFYLDDRSDPSQSRYVWAYRVTIANNSDAFVQLLSRYWHITDGDGKVEEVRGMGVVGEQPELNPGDSFQYTSGCPLTTPSGIMVGHYTMRDAAGDLFEIDIPAFSLDLPDAGRTLN
- a CDS encoding ATP-binding protein; this translates as MNVFAPLLGSDRPSAVRWLLVGTLGFLALLTLLEVLPWQVALAVAALAFAAAIVFSTGRFATKARKDTDPVSTNGFAGLSVDHLAEALADPLIIIDANGAIVLANAAARAAFGDFRPGTLLQLRFRTPEFQAFVARLLSDEAGPQMTEYAERVPIERWYRVVGRPAGDGSGLSVLVFKDQSEVRRIDRMRSDFIANASHELRTPLASIAGFIETLRGPARGDAKAREHFLQIMHEQTGRMARLIDDLLSLSRLEMKTYANPSDSIDLTNLVRGVIDALRHLAEEVGVEIVREGADGPVPVLGQRDELIQVFENLLENACKYGQTGGRVVVTVDAGDGVADGPSVTVRDFGPGISEEHIPRLTERFYRVDVETSRAQKGTGLGLAIVKHILTRHNARLTIRSELNEGASFTVHFAPR
- a CDS encoding CDP-alcohol phosphatidyltransferase family protein, translating into MLDGWARRRLDPVLDRLAAGLASRGVSANAVTYAACVVGLASAVAITFGNEWLGLLLILLSRLGDGLDGAVARLSGKTDYGGFLDIVLDFVFYGAVPLGFALADPEANAVAAAVLIFAFYVNGASFLAFAIMAEKRGLSSESRGEKSLFFSTGLAEATETIAVFAGFCLFPDWFPVIAYAFAAVTAYTTVSRIVLAAKSF
- a CDS encoding Hsp33 family molecular chaperone; translated protein: MRKRRCLPGAFWEKVRVSEQPRLGNFGHAGDDVIVPFHVGALDVRGRAVQLGVMLDDILGRHAYPEPVARLLAESIVLTALLGSSIKFEGKLTLQTQSDGPVDMLVADFATPGSMRAYARYDEERLAAAQAEGRTAPEDLLGTGVMAMTIDQGAHMHRYQGIVQLDGASLEDVARTYFRQSEQIPTDVRLSVARQLMPGEERGRWRAGGVLAQFLPESLERMRLPDLPGGDGEAMDAGSEVEVDDAWTELMALFATIEADELLDPTIGAERLLYRLFHEHGVVVFPGQKVADDCTCSREKISAILESFSDEEIAESVEAGAIKVNCEFCSKEYLFDPADFTAGDKG